From a region of the Thermomonas sp. HDW16 genome:
- a CDS encoding anhydro-N-acetylmuramic acid kinase produces the protein MSNSTAHRYYLGLISGTSADGIDAALVRFEDSDDASLQAELVAAHTLPWQPDIRARLVWLGQGGALDSLDELGELDAQVGEAFADAALAILDASGIERSHVAAIGSHGQTVRHRPYAAYPFSLQIGDAARIVERTGITTVADFRRRDIAAGGHGAPLLPALHHALLHDPTEQRAVLNLGGIANLTLLPREGAVRGFDTGPANALMDLWCHEHTGRPYDEAGAWGATGQADPALLERLLDDPWFAQPPPKSSGREHFQRKWLAPHLRSGTLAADVQATLRELTARTIADALRASQADTQRLLVCGGGVHNPVLMASLRDALPGVALASTAEFGLDPDHVEAMGFAWLARQTLRGKPGNLPTVTGAAGLRILGAIYPA, from the coding sequence ATGTCGAATTCCACAGCCCATCGCTATTACCTCGGCCTGATTTCCGGCACCAGCGCCGACGGCATCGATGCCGCGCTGGTGCGTTTCGAAGACAGCGACGACGCGTCCCTGCAGGCGGAACTGGTGGCCGCACACACCCTGCCCTGGCAGCCGGATATTCGGGCCCGTCTGGTCTGGCTGGGACAGGGCGGCGCACTGGATTCGCTGGATGAACTGGGCGAACTCGACGCGCAGGTGGGCGAGGCCTTCGCCGACGCCGCACTGGCGATCCTGGACGCTTCCGGCATCGAACGCTCGCACGTGGCTGCGATCGGCTCGCACGGGCAGACCGTCCGCCACCGGCCCTACGCCGCGTATCCATTCTCGCTGCAGATCGGTGACGCGGCCCGCATCGTCGAACGCACAGGCATCACCACCGTCGCAGACTTCCGCCGCCGCGACATCGCCGCCGGCGGCCATGGCGCACCGCTGTTGCCGGCATTGCATCATGCGCTGCTGCACGATCCCACGGAACAACGCGCGGTGCTCAACCTGGGCGGTATCGCCAATCTCACCCTGTTGCCACGCGAAGGCGCGGTACGCGGCTTCGACACCGGCCCTGCGAATGCGCTGATGGATCTGTGGTGCCACGAGCACACCGGCCGGCCGTACGACGAAGCCGGTGCGTGGGGCGCTACCGGACAGGCCGACCCGGCGCTGCTGGAACGACTGCTGGACGATCCCTGGTTCGCGCAGCCACCACCCAAGAGCAGCGGTCGCGAGCACTTCCAGCGCAAATGGCTGGCACCGCACCTGCGCAGCGGTACGCTGGCAGCGGACGTGCAGGCGACCTTGCGCGAATTGACCGCCCGCACCATCGCCGATGCCCTGCGCGCCAGCCAAGCGGACACGCAACGCCTGCTGGTCTGCGGTGGCGGCGTGCACAACCCGGTGTTGATGGCGTCATTGCGCGATGCATTGCCCGGCGTGGCGCTGGCCTCCACGGCCGAATTTGGGCTGGATCCGGATCATGTGGAGGCCATGGGCTTCGCGTGGCTGGCGCGCCAGACGTTGCGCGGCAAGCCCGGCAACTTGCCCACGGTCACCGGTGCGGCGGGACTGCGGATCCTGGGTGCGATCTATCCGGCCTGA
- a CDS encoding peptidoglycan DD-metalloendopeptidase family protein, producing the protein MTDPTAAFSTANATHDAVLRDNLERAQASTSHEAPAPRFSQAFNGRWTRRHWMHASLFATMGALLAAIIPGFSTAMHETPNTQRTTLALALPRLHLGSETADRWQSVTLKSGQTLSGVFGELGIPYDQLAKVMQHPKIKPALRKLRPGTALSFNLPADGSVRAMRIEAAHGIGGEPVELEFDGDALRERAVPQEVSTRTVVLSGTVGTSLFASARKAGLGSAQLNQLTDEMFKYDIDFDSDLDENDRFSVVVDQTWKNGQLASTGPVLAATFTVDGQLKSAFRHLRDGKAEYFTPDGRSLKRAFIRMPIPYARLSSGFGGRKHPVLGRFRMHKGVDYAAGTGTPIQAAGDARVEFVGRKGGYGNAVILDHGSGKSTLYGHMSRFAKIRAGQRVAQGTVIGYVGSTGMSTGPHLHYEFRVNGVQVNPLKMTLPPPQPLSGSALVAFKNETRRALVKIREVEDVVFQLDDGSRVASVDKPKRKKG; encoded by the coding sequence ATGACGGATCCGACAGCCGCCTTTTCGACGGCGAACGCCACGCATGACGCCGTGCTGCGCGACAATCTCGAACGCGCCCAGGCCTCCACCTCGCACGAGGCACCAGCCCCACGCTTCTCCCAGGCATTCAACGGTCGCTGGACGCGCCGTCACTGGATGCATGCCAGCCTGTTCGCAACCATGGGCGCATTGCTGGCGGCCATCATCCCCGGTTTTTCCACGGCGATGCATGAAACGCCGAATACGCAGCGCACCACGCTGGCGCTGGCATTGCCGCGTCTGCACCTGGGCAGCGAGACAGCCGATCGTTGGCAATCCGTCACCCTGAAATCCGGACAAACCCTGAGCGGTGTGTTCGGCGAACTGGGCATCCCTTACGACCAGCTCGCCAAGGTGATGCAACACCCGAAGATCAAGCCCGCGCTGCGCAAATTGCGCCCGGGCACCGCACTCAGCTTCAACCTGCCGGCCGACGGTAGCGTGCGCGCGATGCGCATCGAAGCGGCGCACGGCATCGGCGGCGAGCCGGTGGAGCTGGAGTTCGACGGTGACGCCTTGCGTGAACGCGCAGTCCCGCAGGAAGTCAGCACCCGCACCGTGGTGCTGAGTGGCACCGTGGGCACGTCGTTGTTCGCCTCCGCGCGCAAGGCCGGACTGGGCAGTGCGCAGCTGAACCAGCTCACCGACGAGATGTTCAAGTACGACATCGACTTCGATTCCGACCTGGACGAGAACGATCGCTTCAGCGTAGTGGTCGACCAGACCTGGAAGAACGGCCAGCTGGCCAGCACCGGGCCGGTACTGGCGGCGACGTTCACCGTCGATGGCCAGCTCAAAAGCGCGTTCCGCCACCTGCGCGACGGCAAGGCGGAGTACTTCACCCCGGACGGCCGCTCGCTGAAGCGTGCCTTCATCCGCATGCCGATTCCATACGCGCGGCTGAGTTCCGGTTTCGGCGGCCGCAAGCACCCGGTGCTGGGCCGTTTCCGCATGCACAAGGGCGTGGACTACGCCGCCGGCACCGGCACCCCGATCCAGGCCGCCGGCGACGCGCGCGTCGAGTTCGTGGGCCGCAAGGGCGGCTATGGCAACGCCGTGATCCTCGACCACGGCAGCGGCAAGAGCACCCTGTACGGCCACATGTCGCGCTTCGCCAAGATCCGCGCCGGACAGCGCGTGGCGCAGGGCACGGTGATCGGCTACGTGGGCAGCACCGGCATGTCGACCGGCCCGCACCTGCACTACGAATTCCGCGTCAACGGCGTGCAGGTGAACCCGTTGAAGATGACCCTGCCGCCGCCGCAACCACTGAGCGGCTCCGCGCTGGTCGCCTTCAAGAACGAAACCCGCCGCGCGCTCGTCAAGATCCGCGAGGTCGAAGACGTGGTGTTCCAGCTCGACGACGGTTCGCGCGTCGCATCCGTCGACAAGCCGAAGCGCAAGAAGGGCTGA
- the tyrS gene encoding tyrosine--tRNA ligase: MTDLQHAIDLIARGSDEILKREELEARLKLGRPLRIKAGFDPTAPDLHLGHTVLLNKMRQFQDLGHQVIFLIGDFTGMIGDPTGKNVTRKPLTREDVLANAKTYADQVFKVLDRDKTEVRFNSEWFGAMSAADMIKLAAQHTVARMLERDDFAKRYAAQQSIAIHEFLYPLVQGYDSVALKADVELGGTDQKFNLLMGRGLQEHHGQPPQIVLTMPLLEGLDGVNKMSKSLHNYIGIDEPAIDIVTKTMKIDDVLMWKWIDLLSFEIGVDEAKALKFDIEAGTLNPRDVKLRLARELAARFHNDADAEKAVAGWHAAVRGEGDVSNLPLHDIGVAAEGVRIAALLVAAGLMPSNSEANRKLKERAVRVDGEVFEDAARVFTPGFEGVIAVGKRNFARVRLVAG; encoded by the coding sequence GTGACCGATTTGCAGCATGCCATCGACCTGATCGCCCGCGGCAGCGACGAAATCCTCAAGCGCGAGGAGCTGGAGGCGCGCTTGAAGCTTGGCCGCCCATTGCGGATCAAGGCTGGCTTCGATCCCACCGCGCCCGACTTGCACCTCGGCCATACCGTCCTGCTCAACAAGATGCGGCAGTTCCAGGACTTGGGTCACCAGGTGATCTTCCTGATCGGCGACTTCACCGGGATGATCGGCGATCCCACCGGCAAGAACGTCACCCGCAAGCCGCTCACCCGCGAAGACGTGCTGGCGAACGCGAAGACCTACGCCGACCAGGTGTTCAAGGTGCTCGATCGCGACAAGACCGAAGTGCGTTTCAACAGCGAATGGTTCGGCGCGATGAGCGCCGCCGACATGATCAAGCTCGCCGCGCAGCACACCGTGGCGCGCATGCTGGAGCGCGACGATTTCGCCAAGCGCTACGCCGCGCAGCAGTCCATCGCCATCCACGAATTCCTGTATCCGCTGGTGCAGGGCTACGACTCGGTTGCGCTGAAGGCCGATGTCGAGCTCGGCGGCACCGACCAGAAATTCAACCTGCTGATGGGCCGCGGCCTGCAGGAGCACCACGGCCAGCCGCCGCAGATCGTGCTGACCATGCCGCTGCTGGAAGGGTTGGACGGCGTCAACAAGATGAGCAAGTCGCTGCATAACTACATCGGCATCGACGAGCCGGCCATCGACATCGTCACCAAGACGATGAAGATCGACGACGTGTTGATGTGGAAGTGGATCGACCTGCTGAGTTTCGAGATCGGCGTCGATGAAGCGAAGGCGCTCAAGTTCGATATTGAAGCGGGCACCTTGAACCCGCGCGACGTGAAGCTGCGCCTGGCGCGCGAATTGGCTGCGCGTTTCCACAACGATGCTGATGCGGAAAAAGCCGTCGCCGGCTGGCATGCCGCGGTGCGCGGCGAAGGCGACGTCTCGAACCTGCCGTTGCACGACATTGGCGTGGCGGCCGAAGGCGTGCGCATCGCCGCGCTATTGGTGGCGGCGGGCCTGATGCCCAGCAATTCCGAGGCCAACCGCAAGCTCAAGGAGCGTGCGGTGCGTGTCGATGGCGAGGTGTTCGAGGATGCGGCGCGTGTATTCACACCGGGCTTCGAAGGCGTGATCGCAGTCGGCAAGCGCAATTTCGCGCGAGTACGGCTGGTCGCCGGCTGA
- a CDS encoding toprim domain-containing protein yields the protein MKLVDCREHGANAELFLVEGDSAARSVVALRNDREQAVLPLQGKPLNAWKARRAKVEASPLYRQLANALGLSSPVACSEEDLRRLRYARVLLLFDPDADGIHIGALMLLYFKRWLPSLLATGRVEVVRAPMVAISHAGGPAYAYSQPHADALIEQMRTAGAADVHAHVYRGLGSITPHVLGELCVDPRTRRSRVAGEEDIAAVMQAFGLAERPLD from the coding sequence ATGAAGCTGGTCGACTGCCGCGAGCATGGTGCGAACGCGGAGCTGTTCTTGGTCGAAGGCGATTCGGCAGCGCGTTCGGTAGTGGCGCTGCGCAATGATCGCGAGCAGGCCGTGCTGCCGCTGCAGGGCAAGCCGCTGAATGCCTGGAAGGCCCGCCGCGCGAAGGTCGAAGCCAGCCCGCTCTATCGGCAGCTCGCCAATGCGCTCGGCTTATCCAGCCCCGTGGCATGCAGCGAAGAAGACCTGCGGCGATTGCGCTATGCGCGCGTGCTCCTGTTGTTCGATCCTGATGCTGATGGCATCCACATCGGCGCTCTGATGCTCTTGTATTTCAAGCGCTGGTTGCCTTCATTGCTGGCAACAGGGCGCGTCGAAGTCGTGCGCGCGCCGATGGTCGCGATCAGTCACGCTGGCGGGCCGGCGTATGCCTATTCGCAGCCGCACGCGGACGCGTTGATCGAGCAGATGCGCACTGCGGGCGCTGCTGATGTCCATGCCCATGTTTACCGGGGGCTCGGCAGCATTACGCCGCATGTGCTGGGCGAGCTGTGCGTCGATCCACGCACGCGGCGTTCGCGCGTGGCGGGAGAAGAGGATATTGCGGCGGTCATGCAGGCTTTCGGCCTGGCCGAGCGCCCGCTGGATTGA
- a CDS encoding IS1595 family transposase, with translation MEAPERNFMAQHHRLTPLARDINLAVVGRMSDTEVVTYFASLRWGNETEQVCPKCGAIDTHYPRRRRRRSCHRPCGSWEEPTNPTWQCKHCQAIFSVTTGTLFDGTKLPLRTILNCAVLFLGPGNGASSVGISGTSGLAPMTTFLLEHRFREAMAADQPVKPFEGMVQMDGGYFGGKPRKSNQRQPKATREQLQRRFGKEPIASDDDKPWKAMGMTQRNWQKMANKRVVLVVTDSNGQRGEGSRAVSVAVARGGESAYAVGLMAKAHIAPGAIVFTDEAGAYTQLAREHEHYSVSHAKEYSNSEGVNDNHAEAFFSRMRRAEYGIYHGSRPLFLHFYACEAAWRHTHRRLRKSAMVKRLLGTALSLGPSPRLRGYYERRGRRAEVLIDSKA, from the coding sequence TTGGAAGCCCCGGAAAGGAATTTTATGGCTCAGCATCACCGTCTCACCCCCTTGGCCCGCGATATCAACCTCGCGGTCGTGGGCCGCATGTCCGACACTGAAGTGGTGACCTACTTCGCCTCCCTGCGCTGGGGGAACGAAACCGAACAGGTCTGCCCCAAGTGCGGGGCGATCGACACACATTACCCGCGCCGCCGGCGCCGGCGCTCCTGTCACCGCCCCTGCGGCAGTTGGGAGGAGCCCACCAACCCGACCTGGCAGTGCAAGCATTGCCAGGCGATCTTTTCGGTGACCACAGGGACGTTGTTCGACGGGACTAAGCTGCCGTTGCGCACCATTTTGAACTGTGCGGTGCTGTTCCTCGGTCCGGGTAACGGCGCCAGCTCGGTGGGCATTTCGGGTACCTCCGGCCTGGCGCCGATGACCACTTTTTTGCTCGAACATCGCTTTCGCGAAGCCATGGCGGCAGATCAGCCCGTCAAGCCTTTTGAAGGGATGGTGCAAATGGATGGCGGATACTTCGGCGGCAAGCCGCGCAAATCGAACCAGCGGCAGCCCAAGGCCACCCGCGAGCAGTTGCAGCGCCGTTTTGGCAAGGAGCCGATCGCCTCCGATGATGACAAGCCCTGGAAGGCGATGGGCATGACCCAACGCAACTGGCAGAAAATGGCCAACAAACGGGTCGTGCTGGTGGTTACCGACTCGAATGGTCAGCGCGGTGAAGGTTCGCGGGCGGTGTCCGTGGCTGTGGCGCGTGGCGGCGAGAGCGCGTACGCCGTCGGCTTGATGGCGAAAGCACACATAGCGCCTGGCGCCATCGTGTTCACCGACGAAGCCGGCGCCTACACTCAGTTGGCGCGCGAGCACGAGCACTATTCCGTTAGCCATGCGAAGGAGTATTCCAATAGCGAGGGCGTGAACGATAACCATGCCGAGGCGTTCTTCAGTCGCATGCGCCGCGCCGAATATGGTATCTACCATGGGAGCCGTCCGCTGTTCCTCCACTTTTATGCTTGCGAAGCGGCTTGGCGGCATACTCATCGCCGCCTGCGCAAATCGGCAATGGTGAAGCGGTTGCTGGGGACGGCGCTGTCGCTTGGTCCGTCTCCCCGCCTGCGTGGGTACTACGAGCGGCGCGGTCGCCGTGCTGAAGTGCTTATCGACTCTAAGGCGTAG
- a CDS encoding XRE family transcriptional regulator, whose product MSEPAAVLGANIRLARLFHGLTLEDVAARLDKSRQYVHKIETEQIVPPSETLAAIAELTQVEPAFFVAPAPTPVAEEQCHFRKHFTTRSAIKHVALAKGEMFRRLVAGLEEQLELPAPNIPQYDVSSLVEIERAAEACRAYWGLGFGPIQNMVRVAELAGAVVTSFKGVSREVDAYSISAARPIIVVNSEGASACRQRFDIAHELGHLVLHVGLATGDRKTEGEANRFAGAFLLPRSSFVKEFPRLRGSYLNWQGLSEMKLRWKVSKAALLYRARQLGLISEDQYRTGVIRLNRGGEAKVEREDAMVAQEIPELFTQAVRLGMEHQRMNLEAYSRLFCVKKSVLAEFLAESLASPAPNEIPPVENNVIFLAERRQIVGSEVARRRC is encoded by the coding sequence ATGTCCGAACCCGCTGCAGTTCTTGGAGCTAACATTCGGCTTGCGCGTCTATTCCATGGTCTGACGCTTGAGGATGTCGCTGCGCGTCTGGATAAGTCGCGCCAATACGTCCACAAGATCGAAACCGAGCAGATCGTTCCTCCGTCGGAGACGCTGGCGGCAATCGCCGAACTGACGCAGGTGGAACCTGCGTTTTTTGTTGCGCCTGCGCCTACGCCTGTGGCGGAGGAGCAGTGCCATTTCCGCAAACATTTCACAACGCGTTCGGCGATCAAGCATGTGGCCTTGGCCAAAGGCGAAATGTTCCGCCGACTCGTCGCTGGTTTGGAAGAGCAACTAGAGTTGCCAGCGCCCAACATTCCTCAGTACGACGTGAGTTCGCTAGTCGAGATCGAACGTGCAGCTGAGGCGTGCCGCGCCTACTGGGGGCTTGGTTTCGGGCCAATCCAGAACATGGTGCGCGTGGCTGAACTGGCGGGTGCCGTGGTCACGTCGTTCAAGGGGGTTTCTCGCGAAGTCGATGCTTACTCGATCAGCGCAGCCCGCCCGATCATTGTGGTCAACAGTGAGGGGGCGTCGGCATGTCGCCAGCGGTTCGACATCGCTCATGAACTGGGCCATCTAGTGCTGCATGTTGGTTTGGCAACCGGCGACCGCAAGACCGAAGGGGAGGCCAACCGCTTCGCCGGCGCTTTCTTATTGCCACGTTCGAGTTTCGTCAAGGAGTTTCCGCGACTGCGCGGCAGTTATCTCAATTGGCAAGGCCTATCCGAGATGAAGCTTCGATGGAAGGTCAGCAAGGCCGCCTTGTTGTATCGGGCTCGTCAACTCGGACTGATCTCGGAAGACCAATATCGCACCGGCGTCATCCGACTCAATCGTGGCGGCGAAGCAAAGGTCGAGCGCGAAGATGCCATGGTGGCGCAGGAAATCCCTGAGCTGTTCACTCAGGCCGTGCGGCTGGGAATGGAGCATCAACGCATGAACCTGGAGGCCTATAGCCGACTGTTCTGCGTCAAGAAATCCGTGCTGGCAGAGTTTTTAGCGGAGTCTCTGGCGTCACCTGCACCGAACGAAATACCCCCAGTGGAGAATAATGTGATTTTCCTGGCTGAGCGTCGTCAAATTGTTGGTTCTGAAGTTGCGCGTCGACGCTGCTGA
- a CDS encoding RHS repeat-associated core domain-containing protein, producing the protein MFDTGNGYASQIQAPSTANASGQNANSKIGCGVGNPILPATGNKIEPEADFTSSGEMALGLTRTYNHYWPGAGLFGKYWVSNFDYKLTFGTTDLNACYPRPGGGACGIGANTIIYAWRPDGRTIKFIKAADGIFYEDKPQAVARIVPQSNGSFILYSEELGVETYSLAGYVSSVVNAHGIGWTFTYTSGTYPYRITHTSGRYVEFTWTSGQLTAVRDPAGNYYGFSYNANYFGTGLHRLTASSQPGSPATTTTYHYEKSTDTSALTGKSFNGVRYSKFTYDANGYATSTEHNGYAKYTFSYSTNATDGTFTAVETNPLGKQTTTVYKDGKAITVTGHASTWCPQTNYALSEYDANGYPVTRQDFNGIYTDTYYNAKGQLTQKVEAAGTALQRVTRYQWDAASNRLLSEQLDGQYLTQYTYTSGGRIASVSTTNLLAPSPANNLNQTRTTTYTYTLHANGMLATVTVDGPLPGAGDAVTTSYNNQGDLISTQNSLGHMVTYSNLNGLGQPGRVTGVNGDITDYTYDARGRVTKVRTYPDGATAADTSYFYSANGTLEHVTGPDGQSMSYQYNPDRQLTMQHVGLAADLNDQSKRVEAQSFGRDLAGNMTSKYNMSLYWSNYGYGYLGCYGKFGMNPMHLESDIPEEDCEYQGGTPEYGDIVVNESDITAMAFADYDELSRVRAQRSNSGQTVTQSYTYDLNNNIKTIVRPLGTTTLYYDQLDRVVQSTNPAGGNTYFEYDAADRLTKVTDPRGKITTYVYDGFGQLWRQVSPDSGTTTYSYDAYGQLSQMIRNDGSVTTYGYDGLGRLAAVNAGGQTQDYGYDWCGNGKGRLCSTVSTASTQNYAYMPDGRLYIRREWIRGNAVESDYWTFYYYDAFGRLHAITYPSGVAVGYGYASSKLVAMTVNIGGVVSNVVTNTLYQPFGPAKSWIYGNGLSRGYSYDLDGRLTNANTKNGTTNVQNLSYAYDTNDRITGITNTINTSLSQTYGYDALSRLTGVTSTSGNQALYWDTNSNKTRHTWTFDESLGVDAASNRIGSMGPHSYTYDARGNRATQSFSGSTATYGYDGFNRTTSISRNAATSFGEPNYATVSLLVGTNNYGYNAFNERVWKAAPSHGSYRYTYGPGGTLLSEHKDNGDQWTNYLWFNGELVGLVRSNQLYFVHNDHLGRPELATNSAKSVVWRANNYAFDRRVALDSIGGLNVGFPGQYYDQETNLWYNINRYYDARIGGYTQSDPIGQAGGLNTYAYVGGNPISNIDPLGLRALTDCEKGIIGPHLPNVNLNKIDVQEGIPKIAQALGAGGAEAWTFKNTVYLGVPDAPNTKEGITLLAHEVTHSDQYRSMSLLGMGLSYGAMHLIFGYTNNPFEVDARAKASEVRAQMDKAGGDPCGCGK; encoded by the coding sequence TTGTTCGATACGGGCAATGGATACGCATCGCAAATCCAGGCCCCAAGTACAGCCAATGCTTCAGGGCAAAACGCCAATTCAAAAATCGGCTGCGGCGTAGGCAACCCGATTCTCCCAGCCACCGGCAACAAGATCGAGCCGGAGGCCGACTTCACCAGTTCCGGTGAAATGGCCCTCGGCCTGACGCGTACCTACAACCACTACTGGCCGGGCGCGGGCCTGTTCGGCAAGTACTGGGTCAGCAACTTCGACTACAAACTGACCTTCGGCACCACGGATCTCAACGCCTGTTACCCGCGCCCCGGCGGCGGCGCCTGCGGGATCGGAGCCAACACGATCATTTACGCGTGGCGTCCCGATGGACGCACGATCAAGTTCATCAAGGCCGCGGACGGCATCTTCTACGAAGACAAACCGCAAGCCGTGGCCAGGATCGTGCCGCAGAGCAACGGCAGCTTCATCCTCTATAGCGAGGAGCTTGGCGTCGAGACGTATTCGTTGGCGGGCTACGTGTCGTCGGTGGTGAACGCGCATGGCATCGGCTGGACGTTTACCTACACCAGCGGCACCTATCCCTACCGCATCACCCATACCTCGGGCCGCTACGTCGAATTTACCTGGACCAGCGGCCAGTTGACTGCCGTGCGCGATCCAGCGGGCAATTATTACGGCTTCTCCTATAACGCCAATTACTTTGGCACTGGCTTGCATCGGTTGACGGCCAGTTCGCAGCCCGGCAGTCCGGCCACGACGACCACCTACCACTACGAGAAATCGACCGACACCAGCGCATTGACGGGTAAGTCGTTCAACGGCGTTCGCTATTCCAAGTTCACATACGACGCCAATGGCTATGCGACCAGCACCGAACACAACGGGTATGCCAAGTACACCTTCAGCTACAGCACGAATGCCACCGACGGCACCTTCACTGCGGTGGAAACCAACCCGCTAGGTAAACAAACGACCACCGTTTACAAGGATGGCAAAGCCATCACCGTCACCGGCCATGCCAGCACCTGGTGCCCGCAGACGAACTACGCCTTGAGCGAATATGACGCCAACGGCTACCCGGTGACGCGGCAGGACTTCAACGGCATCTACACCGACACGTACTACAACGCCAAGGGCCAACTCACACAAAAGGTCGAGGCGGCAGGCACGGCGCTGCAACGTGTGACCCGATATCAGTGGGATGCTGCCAGCAACCGCTTGCTAAGCGAGCAACTGGATGGGCAATACCTCACGCAATACACGTACACGAGCGGTGGCCGCATTGCGAGTGTCTCCACGACCAATCTGTTGGCGCCATCGCCGGCGAACAATCTCAATCAGACACGCACCACCACGTATACCTACACGCTGCATGCCAACGGCATGCTGGCGACCGTCACCGTCGATGGGCCATTGCCTGGAGCCGGTGATGCCGTCACGACCAGCTACAACAATCAGGGCGATTTGATCTCGACCCAGAACAGCCTTGGCCACATGGTGACCTATAGCAATCTGAATGGGCTGGGCCAGCCGGGGCGGGTGACCGGGGTCAACGGCGACATCACCGATTACACCTATGACGCCCGTGGGCGTGTCACCAAGGTGCGGACCTATCCGGATGGCGCGACGGCGGCGGACACCAGCTATTTCTATAGCGCGAATGGGACGTTGGAACATGTGACTGGCCCCGATGGGCAGAGCATGAGTTATCAGTACAACCCAGACCGCCAGCTCACGATGCAGCACGTCGGGTTGGCTGCCGATCTTAATGATCAGAGCAAACGGGTCGAGGCGCAGTCTTTTGGGCGTGATCTTGCCGGCAACATGACGTCGAAATACAACATGAGCCTCTACTGGAGCAATTACGGTTACGGGTATCTGGGCTGCTATGGGAAGTTCGGCATGAACCCGATGCATCTGGAGTCGGATATCCCCGAGGAGGACTGCGAATACCAAGGCGGCACGCCTGAGTATGGGGACATCGTTGTCAATGAGAGCGATATCACGGCCATGGCTTTTGCCGACTACGACGAATTGAGTCGGGTGCGGGCCCAGCGATCCAATTCCGGTCAGACTGTCACTCAGAGCTATACCTATGACCTGAACAACAACATCAAGACAATCGTCAGGCCATTAGGCACTACCACCTTGTACTACGATCAGTTGGATCGCGTGGTGCAGTCGACGAATCCGGCGGGCGGTAATACGTACTTCGAATACGACGCCGCAGACCGGCTGACCAAGGTGACCGATCCGCGCGGGAAGATCACGACGTATGTTTACGACGGCTTCGGCCAGCTATGGCGCCAAGTCAGCCCAGATAGCGGTACGACCACCTACAGCTACGACGCGTACGGCCAGTTGAGCCAGATGATTCGCAATGACGGAAGTGTCACGACGTATGGCTACGACGGTTTGGGCCGCCTGGCCGCCGTCAACGCTGGTGGTCAGACCCAAGACTACGGCTACGATTGGTGCGGAAACGGCAAGGGTCGCTTGTGCAGCACCGTAAGTACGGCCAGTACACAAAACTACGCGTACATGCCAGACGGTCGCCTTTACATCCGACGAGAATGGATTCGTGGCAACGCGGTGGAATCCGACTACTGGACATTTTATTACTACGACGCATTCGGTCGCCTGCATGCGATCACCTACCCGAGCGGCGTTGCGGTCGGTTATGGCTATGCCAGCAGCAAACTCGTAGCAATGACGGTCAATATCGGTGGGGTTGTCAGCAACGTGGTTACGAACACGCTGTATCAGCCGTTCGGACCTGCGAAAAGCTGGATCTATGGGAACGGCCTGTCCCGTGGGTATAGCTATGACTTGGATGGCCGGCTGACCAATGCGAACACCAAGAACGGCACGACCAACGTGCAGAACCTGTCCTATGCCTACGACACGAACGATCGCATCACCGGGATCACGAACACCATCAACACCAGTCTGAGCCAGACATATGGCTACGATGCCTTGAGTCGCTTGACCGGCGTCACGTCCACGTCGGGCAACCAGGCGCTGTACTGGGATACCAACAGCAACAAGACCCGGCATACATGGACCTTCGATGAATCGCTGGGCGTCGATGCGGCCAGCAATCGCATCGGCAGCATGGGGCCGCATTCATATACCTACGATGCGCGCGGCAACCGGGCGACCCAGTCGTTCAGTGGCTCAACGGCCACCTATGGGTACGACGGCTTCAATCGCACGACCAGCATCAGCCGTAATGCGGCAACGAGCTTCGGTGAGCCGAACTATGCGACCGTGAGTCTGCTTGTAGGAACGAACAATTACGGCTACAACGCCTTCAACGAGCGAGTCTGGAAAGCCGCGCCGAGCCATGGTTCATATCGTTACACCTACGGGCCGGGTGGCACTCTGCTATCGGAGCACAAGGACAACGGCGATCAGTGGACGAACTACCTCTGGTTCAACGGTGAACTGGTCGGTCTGGTGCGCAGTAACCAGCTTTATTTCGTGCACAACGATCACCTGGGTCGCCCGGAACTGGCGACGAACAGCGCCAAGAGCGTGGTGTGGCGGGCGAACAACTACGCCTTTGATCGACGCGTGGCGCTGGACAGCATCGGTGGACTGAACGTTGGATTCCCCGGTCAGTACTACGATCAGGAGACCAACCTTTGGTACAACATCAACCGTTACTACGATGCGCGCATCGGGGGCTACACGCAGAGTGATCCGATCGGACAAGCCGGCGGGCTTAACACGTATGCCTATGTCGGTGGGAATCCGATCTCGAACATTGATCCGCTTGGACTGCGAGCACTCACTGACTGCGAGAAAGGCATCATTGGCCCGCATCTTCCTAACGTTAATCTCAACAAGATCGATGTCCAGGAAGGGATACCGAAAATTGCGCAAGCATTAGGGGCAGGTGGCGCGGAGGCATGGACATTCAAGAACACGGTCTATCTTGGTGTTCCGGATGCCCCCAACACAAAAGAAGGCATCACTCTTCTTGCGCATGAGGTGACGCATTCTGATCAATACCGATCTATGAGCCTGCTCGGCATGGGGCTGTCCTACGGCGCCATGCACCTGATTTTCGGTTATACGAACAATCCATTTGAAGTTGATGCGCGGGCGAAAGCTAGCGAGGTTCGCGCGCAAATGGATAAGGCAGGAGGCGACCCATGTGGATGCGGGAAATAG